Part of the Bradyrhizobium sp. AZCC 1721 genome, GCGATTGCCGGGCGAGCCGATGGGCGGCGTGGCCGATCGTCATGTTCATCCGGCCGAGCCGTTGGCCGTGAGGCTGACGCTGGCGGGAAGATTTTAGATTGGAGGGTGGGCAAAGGCGCGTCAGCGCCGTGACCACCATCCATCCGGAGTGTCTCTTTTAATGGTGGGCACGCTTCCGCCTTCGCTCGTTGAGCTACGGCGGACAAGTCGCTTTGCCCCTCTACACCGTCATCTCCGATGTGCGCGGCCTCATGCGGCGCTCCGGCTGGCGGACCGGGACATATTCGACGGCGAGATAATGTTCCGACACGGTGATGCGTTCGACCATCGTCGCAACAGTCACTTCTTCAGCCGCAGCCGGAAGCGGCGTCTCTTCGTCAATCTCTTCAGGAACAAGCGGCGGCGACTTGACCTCTGGAAACACACCGAATTGGCCCGCTACCTCCGGGAGCGGCTTCTGCTTGTCGGCCCAGTGCAGGGCCGTGTAGTCGAAGCCGTGCACGATGGTGGGTTTGACGACTTCGAAATAGGGCGAGATGTCGAAATCGCGCGGCATGTAGAGCGAGGAATCACGGATATGCAGGATTTCGCGCCGGGCCTTTCGCGAGGCGGCGCGGGTAATCTTCGGCAGGATCGGATAGCGCACGGCGTCGAATGCCTGCGCGATCAGCGCCGAGCAGATGATCTTGGTGGGATCGCCGGAGCCGAACGCGATCATGCGCCGCCGCCATCGCTGCGGTATCGGCAACGGAATCAGATAGCGCATCAGGTCGACGATGTTCTTGGTGTCGTAGCCGAAGCCGATCCGGTTGATGGCGTAGCGGCACACCGTGGTGCGGTCCTCGTAGGACAGGCCGACCGGCCGACAGATCCGGGTGTGATAGGGAAAATATTTCGACAGCGGCGCCGAGGTGACGCCCTCGCCGATATTGGCCTCGATCAGCACATGCGGCTCGCCGTCGGGCTCGGTGGCGCCGTCAACCGGGCCGACATAGAGCGCGCCATGCGACCAGGTCGACTGCGTGAGGTATTTGATGATGCCGGAGATCCGGTTGTTGCCTTCGACCAGCAGCACATCGCCGGGCTCGATGACGCCGCGCAGATGTTCGGGGTCGCTGGGCGTGAACGGCTCATAGCCCGGGACTTCCTTCTGCAGGTAGCCGGCGATCAACTGGCCGATGGTGTCGAGCATTACGCCCATGAAACTCCCCCAGA contains:
- a CDS encoding YiiX/YebB-like N1pC/P60 family cysteine hydrolase translates to MGVMLDTIGQLIAGYLQKEVPGYEPFTPSDPEHLRGVIEPGDVLLVEGNNRISGIIKYLTQSTWSHGALYVGPVDGATEPDGEPHVLIEANIGEGVTSAPLSKYFPYHTRICRPVGLSYEDRTTVCRYAINRIGFGYDTKNIVDLMRYLIPLPIPQRWRRRMIAFGSGDPTKIICSALIAQAFDAVRYPILPKITRAASRKARREILHIRDSSLYMPRDFDISPYFEVVKPTIVHGFDYTALHWADKQKPLPEVAGQFGVFPEVKSPPLVPEEIDEETPLPAAAEEVTVATMVERITVSEHYLAVEYVPVRQPERRMRPRTSEMTV